A window of Ignicoccus hospitalis KIN4/I contains these coding sequences:
- a CDS encoding type III-B CRISPR-associated protein Cas10/Cmr2 gives MSCEELFARKAAALLHDPPEKVWASFYKHESHEKRAKDAAKEFFGEGFVKTLDEVKEHDRLASTVDRWTAVGTEVRGRLNEVSLVNPFDPEFSYKVKMPKIKDDAIARYRITLKSILEKVEDSSKGVTRKKYHALYAFMEPAWYVEVGQPLPADSRFPTHTIFDHVYATAMMVNIYDPKKNFDGFFVEVEIPEARSFLKGGRGPGDWWARGWLLSNITWRLVEELVWEVGPDILLFPTARYNPFYYSLIQEKIPELKEEYERYLKPLGSVKNPVVPPAVSLFLPRCAIELMKSYLEDKHPKDLKLDSTKIIKMYFETRLREAWEDFVKKLLEGLNSVGEAGLEGLRTFGAEGELGAVLERVEDKPPFEVRVTVIDLRKALTEFNKVLKERSLIRGVKDELRELLAKKYRVRVGPGEDLVKVIKGKVSDKVLPYTRNENDLERDLERKLFFHWLVTSKHEAVKGAEDVGVDPRLVDGWSLEEGKRTYESCVRNRPLCACGRPAAVHNPTDKDTKFVRAHEALCPYCLALRLAQHVPLAEGLRAPRALTSTLAAAPELACWLIEKGKASAKGARGRELVWTLARALLEPPPGATRLNLEALPEELEEKGELVAGLEGFVIRITKEDLRAINSMNKYLAVIKSTVDRLDDLKKGRLPYGTEEYFREAVKKGTGSEGGKDLELAIDIIKIVVDFARGLAPQRAGGGEAGQTVLVTPTYLSQLSYSLMTQALVDAKLIELNFGLPALASGGELVALVPARTRCGPKGLPEELGKLLKDETLLKRVKEDYYSPALWAWWLTRLNHWGLLGEPKGFRRSELFFAPALLAYGRRYGIAIRHFKDPLAKVYEEAEGLEAPLRSTGDWTGVSYGRLGAEGVASPNSLGASRKEEVAERGLGPTTASLAFLNYKGLSNNYYYDLISFVGKYASAGGSSEALEALIEYVLKRNVVSGGEGAAKEALGRLKRALGAGAEGLEHLLEFGFHWHKAAR, from the coding sequence TTGTCTTGTGAGGAGCTCTTCGCTAGGAAGGCTGCGGCCCTCCTCCACGACCCTCCGGAGAAGGTCTGGGCCAGCTTCTACAAGCACGAGAGCCACGAGAAGCGCGCGAAGGACGCCGCCAAGGAGTTCTTCGGAGAGGGATTTGTGAAAACGTTGGATGAGGTGAAGGAGCACGACCGCTTAGCATCCACCGTTGACCGGTGGACCGCCGTGGGAACGGAGGTCCGTGGAAGGCTCAACGAGGTGAGCTTGGTTAACCCCTTCGACCCGGAGTTCAGTTATAAGGTCAAAATGCCGAAGATTAAGGACGACGCGATAGCTAGGTACCGTATAACGCTGAAGAGTATCTTGGAGAAGGTAGAAGATTCCTCAAAGGGGGTGACGAGGAAGAAATACCACGCCCTCTACGCCTTCATGGAGCCCGCGTGGTACGTTGAGGTGGGCCAACCCCTCCCCGCGGACTCGAGGTTCCCCACCCACACCATCTTCGACCACGTCTACGCCACGGCTATGATGGTCAACATTTACGACCCGAAGAAGAACTTCGACGGCTTCTTCGTTGAGGTGGAGATCCCGGAGGCCCGGAGCTTCTTGAAGGGCGGCAGGGGGCCAGGAGACTGGTGGGCCAGGGGCTGGCTGCTGTCCAACATCACTTGGCGCTTGGTGGAGGAGCTGGTCTGGGAGGTGGGGCCGGACATATTGCTATTCCCCACGGCCCGCTACAACCCCTTCTATTACTCCTTGATCCAGGAGAAGATTCCAGAACTGAAGGAAGAGTACGAGAGGTACTTGAAGCCCTTGGGCTCCGTGAAGAACCCCGTAGTGCCCCCGGCGGTTTCCCTCTTCCTCCCCCGCTGCGCCATAGAGCTCATGAAGAGTTACCTCGAGGACAAGCACCCCAAAGATCTGAAGCTTGATTCTACAAAGATAATAAAGATGTACTTCGAAACCAGGTTAAGGGAGGCGTGGGAGGACTTCGTGAAGAAGCTCTTAGAGGGCCTCAACTCCGTGGGGGAGGCCGGGCTGGAGGGGCTCCGGACGTTCGGCGCGGAGGGGGAGCTGGGCGCCGTCTTGGAGAGGGTTGAGGACAAGCCCCCCTTCGAGGTGAGGGTAACCGTAATAGACTTGCGGAAGGCTTTAACGGAATTCAACAAGGTCTTAAAGGAGAGGTCCCTAATTCGCGGCGTAAAGGACGAGCTGAGGGAGCTGCTGGCCAAGAAGTACCGCGTCAGAGTAGGGCCGGGGGAGGACTTGGTGAAGGTAATTAAAGGAAAGGTCAGTGACAAAGTGTTGCCGTATACAAGAAACGAGAACGACTTGGAGAGGGACTTGGAGAGGAAGCTCTTCTTCCACTGGCTCGTGACCAGCAAGCACGAGGCCGTCAAGGGGGCAGAGGACGTCGGCGTGGACCCGAGGCTGGTGGACGGGTGGAGCTTGGAGGAGGGGAAGAGGACTTACGAGAGCTGTGTCCGCAACAGGCCGCTGTGCGCTTGCGGCAGGCCGGCCGCCGTGCACAACCCCACCGACAAGGACACCAAGTTCGTTAGGGCCCACGAGGCCCTCTGCCCCTACTGTTTGGCCTTGAGGTTGGCCCAGCACGTCCCCTTGGCCGAGGGGTTGAGGGCGCCCAGGGCGCTCACCTCCACCTTGGCGGCCGCGCCGGAGCTCGCGTGCTGGTTAATAGAGAAGGGGAAGGCCTCGGCCAAGGGCGCCCGCGGGAGGGAGCTCGTGTGGACCTTAGCGAGGGCGCTGCTCGAGCCACCTCCGGGGGCGACCCGGCTCAACTTGGAGGCGCTGCCGGAGGAGCTGGAGGAGAAGGGGGAGCTGGTAGCGGGGCTCGAGGGCTTTGTGATCAGAATAACGAAGGAGGACCTCCGGGCCATAAATTCGATGAACAAGTACTTAGCTGTTATTAAATCCACCGTGGACCGCTTGGACGACCTCAAGAAGGGGAGGCTCCCCTACGGGACGGAGGAATACTTCAGAGAGGCGGTGAAGAAGGGCACCGGCTCCGAGGGCGGGAAGGACTTGGAGCTGGCGATCGATATAATAAAAATTGTGGTGGACTTCGCCCGAGGGCTGGCGCCGCAGAGGGCGGGCGGAGGGGAAGCTGGGCAGACGGTGCTGGTGACCCCGACCTACCTCTCCCAGCTCTCCTACTCCTTAATGACCCAAGCCTTGGTCGACGCGAAGTTAATAGAGCTGAACTTCGGCTTGCCCGCGCTCGCCTCCGGGGGAGAGCTGGTCGCCTTGGTCCCCGCCCGGACTAGGTGTGGGCCTAAGGGGCTGCCGGAGGAGCTGGGGAAGCTGCTAAAGGACGAGACCCTCTTGAAGAGGGTCAAGGAGGATTACTACTCCCCCGCGCTCTGGGCCTGGTGGCTCACCCGCTTGAACCACTGGGGCCTCTTGGGCGAGCCCAAGGGCTTCCGGCGGAGCGAGCTCTTCTTCGCCCCGGCGCTCCTAGCCTACGGGAGGAGGTACGGAATAGCCATTAGGCACTTCAAGGACCCCTTAGCGAAGGTCTACGAAGAGGCCGAGGGGCTGGAGGCCCCCCTGAGGTCGACGGGGGACTGGACGGGCGTCAGCTACGGCCGGCTGGGCGCCGAGGGCGTGGCCTCGCCCAACTCTCTGGGAGCCTCGAGGAAGGAGGAGGTAGCGGAGCGGGGCCTCGGACCCACTACAGCGAGCTTGGCGTTCCTAAACTACAAAGGGTTGAGCAACAACTACTACTACGACCTAATCTCCTTCGTAGGCAAGTACGCTTCCGCGGGAGGGAGCTCGGAGGCCTTAGAGGCCTTAATAGAGTACGTGCTCAAGAGGAACGTAGTTAGCGGAGGGGAGGGGGCGGCGAAAGAAGCCCTCGGGCGCCTCAAGAGGGCCTTGGGCGCCGGGGCCGAGGGCCTCGAACACCTCCTCGAGTTCGGCTTCCACTGGCACAAGGCCGCGAGGTGA
- the lysS gene encoding lysine--tRNA ligase — translation MEWLNKIVDEIIKKRGGRAFVVASGLTTSGPAHLGTLSEFIYPYSIVQELRRRGYDAEFVFVADIMDAFDDIPQTLKDKEEELKKHLGKPLAEVPDPYGCHESYGEHFLAEFLELMDKFGIKPDEVLRASELYAQGWYDDYLRLFVEQRDKVKKIMEETAMRKLPDDWWGFVKPICEKCGRIDKTVVKKVEGDKIYYKCEACGHEGAVEVSSHRWKLAWRLDWPSRQDFLGVDAEGGGVDHFTKGGSWDTAKRIHKEVFGKEPPVGFRYGFVLMNGKKMSKSKGIGALHEIMALLHPSVIMYFILKHDIKENKNFKMDPRFLMQLYEEYRRVALGEDEDPKRRRAWELSGGRVWRAGFADLLVYYQIYRDWKKVGELTGDPQAVKDLAPYVEEWVKRGFVPEEYEVTVKQGKVSDPKGCEFLRALAEELREDMDAVEIHNKVYEVAKKVGLSPKDAFKFVYKALLDKERGPRAGRLIKAIGVRKAKEMFEKACSPT, via the coding sequence GTGGAGTGGTTGAACAAGATCGTCGACGAGATAATAAAGAAAAGGGGCGGTAGGGCCTTCGTAGTGGCGTCGGGGCTCACCACCTCCGGACCGGCCCACTTGGGGACCTTGAGCGAGTTCATCTACCCCTACTCCATAGTCCAAGAGCTCCGCCGGAGGGGCTACGACGCCGAGTTCGTCTTCGTGGCGGACATAATGGACGCTTTCGACGACATCCCCCAAACTCTGAAGGACAAGGAAGAGGAGCTGAAAAAGCACTTGGGCAAGCCCTTGGCGGAGGTGCCGGACCCCTACGGGTGTCACGAGAGCTACGGCGAGCACTTCCTCGCGGAGTTCTTGGAACTCATGGACAAGTTCGGCATAAAGCCGGACGAGGTGTTGAGGGCGAGCGAGCTCTATGCCCAAGGCTGGTACGACGACTACTTGAGGCTCTTCGTGGAGCAGCGCGACAAAGTGAAGAAAATTATGGAGGAGACGGCGATGAGGAAGCTGCCGGACGACTGGTGGGGCTTCGTCAAGCCTATTTGTGAGAAGTGCGGTAGGATAGACAAAACCGTAGTGAAGAAGGTAGAGGGCGACAAGATATATTACAAGTGCGAGGCCTGCGGCCACGAGGGGGCTGTAGAAGTCTCCTCTCACCGCTGGAAGCTCGCTTGGAGGCTCGACTGGCCCTCTAGGCAAGACTTCTTGGGGGTGGACGCGGAGGGCGGAGGGGTAGACCACTTCACCAAGGGAGGCTCGTGGGATACGGCGAAGAGGATCCACAAGGAGGTCTTCGGGAAGGAGCCGCCGGTGGGCTTCCGCTACGGCTTCGTGTTGATGAACGGAAAAAAGATGAGCAAGAGCAAGGGCATAGGCGCCTTACACGAGATAATGGCCCTCCTCCACCCTTCAGTGATAATGTACTTTATACTTAAGCACGATATAAAGGAAAACAAAAACTTCAAGATGGACCCGAGGTTCCTCATGCAGCTCTACGAGGAGTACCGGAGGGTGGCCTTGGGCGAGGACGAGGACCCCAAGAGGAGGAGGGCTTGGGAGCTGAGCGGGGGAAGGGTCTGGAGGGCCGGCTTCGCGGACTTGCTGGTCTACTACCAGATATACCGGGACTGGAAGAAGGTCGGGGAGCTCACCGGAGATCCCCAAGCAGTGAAGGACTTGGCCCCTTACGTGGAGGAGTGGGTCAAGAGGGGCTTCGTGCCCGAGGAGTACGAGGTTACGGTCAAGCAAGGCAAGGTCAGCGACCCTAAGGGCTGCGAGTTCTTGAGGGCGCTCGCGGAGGAGTTAAGGGAAGACATGGACGCGGTGGAAATACACAACAAGGTGTATGAGGTCGCCAAGAAAGTAGGCCTAAGCCCCAAGGATGCCTTCAAGTTCGTCTATAAGGCCTTGCTAGATAAGGAGCGCGGGCCCAGGGCGGGGAGACTCATAAAAGCGATAGGCGTTAGGAAGGCTAAGGAGATGTTCGAGAAAGCTTGCTCCCCTACATAG